Part of the Candidatus Hydrogenedentota bacterium genome, GGTGGCCAAGGTGTCCATGCCCGTGCTCAACAAGTACACGGCGATCAGCCGGCACTTCGACGAGTACAAGATGATGGACAACCACAACAACTTCGCCGGCATGGTGTCGGAGATCGAGTTTCCCGACGACGAGCCGCACTACTACTTCCTGAACCTGGGCGAGACCCATTACCCCTACATGCTCAGCGGCGAGGACCTGCCGCATGTCTCGGGCGTGCATGGCGTGCTCAAGGCCATGGGCAACGACGGCGCGGTGGCGTCGCACAAGGGGCAGAGCTTCGACGCCGACCAGATGCGCCGCCTGCACGACCAGCAGGTGCGCTGCGTCGAATACATCGACGGCCTGGTCGGCAAGCTGATGGCCGCT contains:
- a CDS encoding metalloenzyme, whose translation is VYASEVYKEEFDQWRLRTGADGIAFKDFLPELSLPRVLSKLGYRTVAKVSMPVLNKYTAISRHFDEYKMMDNHNNFAGMVSEIEFPDDEPHYYFLNLGETHYPYMLSGEDLPHVSGVHGVLKAMGNDGAVASHKGQSFDADQMRRLHDQQVRCVEYIDGLVGKLMAA